The proteins below come from a single Candidatus Dependentiae bacterium genomic window:
- the lysS gene encoding lysine--tRNA ligase, translating to MASPLHEQTSHLTNESEVRRAKLEQIRLSGRNPWPSYLPTNSTCAELLTKEIAPSESGADHIFSVAGRIIARREHGKSLFAVIQDRSGSIQLYLKQNTVGEKNFHEFLSLVDTGDIIWITGTLFLTKTGEKTIDTQKWELLSKSLHPLPEKHHGLSNVEQRYRQRYLDLISNRETFDKFVKRSKIIQNIRSVLTEKDFIEVETPMLHPIPGGAAARPFVTHHNALKSDFYLRIAPELYLKRLVIGGMERVFEINRNFRNEGVSTRHNPEFTMIEFYMAHGDYKTGMALTEELLERTVTQTIGKSEVEFGPFTINFKGPFQKLTMKESLVSVGNLSESEISAEQIDATMKKHGASHANTQASYGEKITALFEELVEKKLIQPTFITGYPLETSPLAKTDDQNPSVAARFELFIAGMELANGYSELNDPIDQANRFKQQASARDGGDAEAHLYDADYITALEYGLPPTSGVGIGIDRLVMFITNTTSIKDVILFPTLKIKHDE from the coding sequence ATGGCCTCTCCGCTTCATGAACAAACTTCGCACCTCACGAATGAAAGTGAAGTGAGACGTGCAAAATTGGAACAAATCCGTCTTTCTGGAAGAAATCCATGGCCATCATATCTTCCGACAAATTCAACATGTGCTGAGCTTTTAACAAAAGAAATCGCGCCTAGCGAATCTGGCGCTGACCATATTTTCTCAGTCGCAGGAAGAATTATTGCTCGCCGTGAGCATGGAAAATCACTCTTTGCTGTTATCCAAGACAGATCTGGATCCATTCAGCTGTATCTAAAACAAAATACGGTTGGTGAAAAAAACTTTCACGAATTTTTATCTCTTGTCGACACTGGCGACATTATTTGGATCACAGGAACATTATTTCTTACAAAAACGGGCGAAAAAACAATTGATACCCAAAAATGGGAACTCTTGAGTAAATCATTGCACCCTCTTCCCGAAAAACATCACGGACTTTCTAACGTTGAACAACGATACCGTCAACGGTATCTAGATCTTATTAGTAATCGAGAAACCTTTGATAAGTTTGTTAAACGATCAAAAATTATCCAAAACATCAGATCAGTGTTAACTGAAAAAGATTTTATTGAAGTTGAAACCCCTATGCTTCACCCCATTCCTGGCGGTGCGGCAGCTCGGCCATTTGTAACTCATCATAACGCATTAAAAAGTGATTTTTATCTTCGAATTGCCCCTGAGTTATATCTAAAAAGACTCGTCATCGGCGGCATGGAACGGGTGTTTGAAATTAATCGAAACTTTCGCAACGAAGGCGTTTCAACAAGACATAATCCAGAATTTACCATGATCGAATTTTACATGGCTCATGGTGATTACAAGACAGGAATGGCACTTACCGAAGAATTACTCGAAAGAACAGTCACTCAAACTATTGGTAAATCAGAAGTTGAATTTGGACCATTTACCATCAACTTTAAAGGCCCATTCCAAAAACTCACCATGAAAGAATCTCTCGTTTCTGTTGGAAACCTGAGCGAAAGCGAAATTTCTGCAGAGCAAATTGATGCAACAATGAAAAAACATGGTGCAAGCCATGCAAACACACAGGCTTCTTATGGCGAAAAAATCACCGCGCTATTTGAAGAACTTGTCGAAAAGAAACTCATTCAACCAACATTCATCACAGGATACCCACTCGAAACTTCACCGCTTGCAAAAACGGATGATCAAAATCCTTCAGTTGCTGCACGATTTGAGCTTTTTATCGCGGGAATGGAACTTGCAAATGGATATAGCGAGCTTAATGATCCTATCGATCAAGCAAATCGCTTTAAACAGCAAGCAAGTGCTCGCGACGGTGGAGACGCAGAAGCTCATTTATATGACGCAGACTACATAACCGCACTTGAATATGGCTTACCACCTACCTCTGGCGTTGGGATTGGAATCGATCGACTTGTTATGTTTATCACCAATACCACATCAATCAAAGATGTAATTTTGTTCCCAACGTTAAAAATTAAACATGATGAGTAA